One genomic region from Sulfurimonas sp. encodes:
- the hsrA gene encoding homeostatic response regulator transcription factor HsrA has translation MRILIIEDEVTLNKMLAEGLKEFGYQSDVVETLKDGEYYLDIRNYDLVLMDWMLPDGNSIDIIGDIKTNTPKTVVVVLSARDDNESEIEALRSGADDYIRKPFDFDVLIARIEARLRFGGSNIIEIEDLVINPEEEKITYKEQDIELKGKPFEVLTHLARHRDQIVSKEQLLDAIWEEPELVTPNVIEVAINQIRQKMDKPLGITTIETVRRRGYRFCFPKEIS, from the coding sequence ATGCGTATTCTTATTATAGAAGATGAAGTAACATTAAACAAAATGCTTGCTGAGGGACTAAAAGAATTTGGTTACCAAAGTGATGTTGTAGAAACTCTTAAAGATGGAGAATACTACTTAGACATTCGTAACTATGATTTAGTTCTAATGGATTGGATGCTTCCAGATGGAAACTCTATTGATATTATTGGTGATATTAAAACAAATACACCAAAAACAGTTGTTGTTGTTTTATCAGCAAGAGATGATAATGAAAGCGAAATAGAAGCTCTTAGAAGTGGTGCTGATGACTATATCAGAAAACCTTTTGACTTTGATGTTTTAATAGCTCGTATTGAAGCTCGTCTTCGTTTTGGTGGAAGCAACATCATTGAAATTGAAGATTTAGTTATCAACCCTGAAGAAGAAAAAATCACTTACAAAGAGCAAGACATTGAACTTAAAGGTAAACCTTTTGAAGTTCTTACTCACTTAGCTCGTCATCGTGACCAAATCGTTTCAAAAGAACAACTTCTAGATGCTATCTGGGAAGAACCAGAGTTAGTTACTCCAAATGTAATCGAAGTTGCTATTAATCAAATTCGACAAAAGATGGATAAACCATTAGGAATCACAACTATCGAAACTGTTCGTCGTCGTGGTTACCGTTTCTGCTTTCCAAAAGAGATTAGTTAG